The following coding sequences are from one Vicia villosa cultivar HV-30 ecotype Madison, WI unplaced genomic scaffold, Vvil1.0 ctg.000412F_1_1_3, whole genome shotgun sequence window:
- the LOC131627913 gene encoding probable receptor-like serine/threonine-protein kinase At5g57670, whose protein sequence is MRYIRTNSFKRLFSFKKHSLEKENDNTLKILPYEEQHFQKPTWKCFSYEELFDATNGFNSENIVGKGGYAEVYKGTLKNGEEIAVKRLTRTSRDERKEKEFLTEIGTIGHVRHSNVLSLLGCCIDNGLYFVFELSTTGSVSSILHDEKMDPLDWKTRCKIVLGTARGLHYLHKGCKRRIIHRDIKASNILLTKDFEPQISDFGLAKWLPSQWTHHSIAPIEGTFGHLAPEYYLHGVVDEKTDVFAFGVFLLEVISGRKPVDGSHQSLHSWAKPILNKDGIEELVDARLEGTYDVNQLKRFAFAASLCIRASSTWRPNMTEVLEIIEEGEIEIDKEKWKMPEEEEEQEDEFWGFEDLEYEYDTSFSMSLIDSIESN, encoded by the exons ATGAGGTATATTAGGACAAACAGCTTCAAGAGActcttctcattcaaaaaacattcTTTAGAGAAAGAAAATGATAACACCTTGAAGATTCTTCCATATGAAGAACAACATTTTCAAAAACCCACTTGGAAATGTTTCTCTTATGAAGAATTATTTGATGCCACCAATGGCTTCAACTCAG aaaaCATTGTTGGAAAAGGAGGGTATGCAGAAGTATACAAAGGAACATTGAAAAATGGAGAAGAAATAGCTGTGAAGAGATTAACAAGAACTTCAAGAGATGAGCGAAAAGAGAAAGAGTTTTTGACAGAGATTGGAACAATAGGACATGTTCGTCATTCAAATGTATTGTCTCTACTAGGTTGTTGTATTGACAATGGACTTTACTTTGTTTTTGAGTTATCCACAACAGGTTCTGTTTCATCTATTCTTCATG ATGAAAAGATGGATCCTTTAGATTGGAAAACAAGGTGTAAGATAGTTCTTGGGACGGCGCGTGGACTTCACTACTTGCATAAAGGTTGCAAGAGGAGAATAATTCATAGAGATATCAAAGCATCAAATATTTTGTTGACCAAAGATTTTGAACCACAG ATATCTGATTTTGGATTAGCAAAATGGCTTCCATCTCAATGGACTCATCACTCAATTGCTCCAATAGAAGGAACATTTGG ACATTTGGCACCAGAATACTATTTGCATGGAGTTGTGGATGAGAAAACAGATGTGTTTGCATTTGGTGTTTTCTTGCTTGAAGTCATTTCTGGTAGGAAACCTGTTGATGGGTCTCATCAAAGTTTACATAGTTGG gCTAAACCAATTTTGAACAAGGATGGCATAGAAGAGTTGGTAGATGCAAGGCTTGAAGGGACTTATGATGTGAACCAGTTAAAGAGATTTGCCTTTGCTGCATCTCTTTGTATTAGGGCATCTTCCACTTGGCGACCTAACATGACTGAG GTATTGGAAATAATAGAGGAGGGAGAGATAGAGATAGATAAAGAGAAATGGAAAATgccagaggaagaagaagaacaagaagatgagttttGGGGGTTTGAGGATTTGGAATATGAATATGATACTTCATTTTCAATGTCTTTAATTGATTCAATTGAaagtaattaa